A single genomic interval of Cucumis sativus cultivar 9930 chromosome 7, Cucumber_9930_V3, whole genome shotgun sequence harbors:
- the LOC101209988 gene encoding expansin-like A2: protein MALCLALLFFLVSSASAAATCNRCVHQSKAAYYYDDTPIPYGACGYGALAFELSNGYAAGVVPSLYKQGAGCGSCFQVRCKDRRFCSSVGTKVVATDQNYDNRYDFVLSKKAFSSMALKNKTSQLLNLGTVDVEYKRIPCAYKNKNLLVRVEEWSQKPYYLALKFLYQGGQTEITRVEIAEVGSDDWESMKKNYGAIWDINKQLERALQLKIVVTSENKRIENLYWAVNDLPEDWENGEIYDTGIQINNIANETCPRNQCGDFPWK, encoded by the exons ATGGCTCTTTGTCttgctcttctcttctttcttgtttcttcAGCTTCAGCTGCCGCTACTTGTAATCGTTGTGTTCATCAATCTAAAGCTGCTTATTACTATGATGATACGCCTATCCCAT ATGGGGCATGTGGGTATGGGGCTTTGGCATTTGAATTATCCAATGGGTATGCTGCTGGTGTTGTTCCATCTCTTTATAAACAGGGTGCTGGATGTGGTTCCTGTTTccaa GTAAGGTGTAAGGATAGGAGATTTTGCAGCAGTGTTGGAACTAAAGTGGTTGCAACAGATCAAAATTATGATAACAGATATGATTTTGTCCTCAGCAAGAAAGCATTTTCTTCAATGGCTTTAAAGAATAAGACTAGCCAACTTCTGAATCTTGGCACTGTTGATGTGGAATATAAGAG GATACCATGTGCatacaaaaacaagaatttgttAGTGAGAGTGGAAGAATGGAGCCAAAAGCCATACTATTTAGCCCTTAAATTCCTTTACCAAGGTGGCCAAACAGAAATAACAAGAGTTGAGATAGCTGAA GTTGGTTCCGATGATTGGGAAAgcatgaagaaaaattatggtGCAATTTGGGATATAAACAAACAACTTGAAAGAGCATTGCAATTGAAGATAGTTGTAACTTCGGAGaacaaaagaattgaaaacttATATTGGGCAGTTAATGATCTTCCTGAGGATTGGGAAAATGGAGAGATTTATGATACTggaattcaaattaataacattGCTAATGAAACTTGCCCAAGAAACCAGTGTGGTGATTTCCCATGGAAGTAA
- the LOC101206821 gene encoding expansin-like A3 — protein sequence MAWFLSLFFFFLVSFTNACDRCIHRSKATHYYGDSPTSYGGACGYGDMALEFTNGYFSAAVPSLYKQGAGCGACFQVRCKDKRLCNTAGSKVVLTDQNYDSRADFVLSRKAFSAMALKGKGQELLNTGIVDVEYKRIPCGYKNKNLAVRVEESSYNPNYLAVKLLYQGGQTEIVAVEIAEVGSYEWVSLRRNYGAVWDTSKVPKGALQMRMAFTSGYDGKWVWAEYVLPVDWKVGAIYDTGVQIYDIAKESCPTSQCGDKPWK from the exons ATGGCTTGGTTCCTTAgcttgttcttcttctttcttgtcTCTTTTACTAATGCTTGTGATCGTTGTATTCATCGGTCTAAAGCTACTCATTATTATGGAGATTCACCTACTTCat ATGGAGGAGCATGTGGCTATGGAGACATGGCATTGGAATTTACCAATGGCTACTTTTCAGCTGCTGTCCCCTCTCTATACAAACAAGGAGCTGGTTGTGGAGCATGTTTTCAG gTAAGATGCAAAGACAAAAGACTATGCAATACAGCAGGGAGCAAAGTAGTATTGACAGATCAAAATTATGATAGCAGAGCAGATTTTGTTCTAAGTAGAAAAGCTTTTTCTGCTATGgctttaaaaggaaaaggtcAAGAGCTTTTGAATACTGGAATTGTGGATGTAGAATATAAGAG GATACCTTGTggatacaaaaacaaaaatttggcTGTACGAGTTGAAGAATCAAGTTATAATCCAAATTATTTAGCTGTTAAACTTTTGTACCAAGGTGGCCAAACAGAGATTGTGGCTGTCGAGATAGCTGAg GTTGGTTCATATGAATGGGTGAGCTTAAGAAGAAACTATGGAGCAGTCTGGGATACAAGTAAAGTACCAAAAGGAGCATTACAAATGAGAATGGCATTTACTTCAGGATACGATGGAAAATGGGTTTGGGCAGAATATGTTCTTCCTGTCGATTGGAAAGTTGGAGCCATATACGATACTGGAGTTCAAATTTACGACATTGCTAAAGAAAGTTGCCCAACATCACAGTGTGGTGATAAACCATGGAAGTGA
- the LOC101209383 gene encoding expansin-like A1 produces MYWFLIFLFLLVSSTTASFPPCNRCLHQSKAAYYYEDSPTSYGGACGYGNLALEISQGYFAAAVPSLYKGGAGCGACYQVRCKDTYLCNTAGTKIVLTDQNNDNRTDIVLSKKAFSAMALKGKAQQLLNTGLVDIEYKRIPCEYKNKNLLVQVVEWSHKPYYLAIKFLYQGGQTDIQAVNIAQVGLPKWRPMKRNYGGIWDINGVPKGGLQLRMVVTSRYDNGKWIWAGSVLPSDWKNGEIYDTGVQINDIAYEYCPPWQCGGDGQWK; encoded by the exons atgtattggtttctcattttcctctttttgcTTGTCTCCTCGACCACGGCTTCTTTTCCGCCCTGTAATCGTTGTCTTCATCAATCCAAAGCTGCTTATTACTACGAAGATTCCCCTACTTCAT ATGGAGGTGCTTGTGGTTATGGAAATTTAGCATTGGAAATCTCTCAAGGTTATTTTGCAGCTGCAGTCCCTTCCCTTTATAAGGGAGGAGCAGGTTGTGGTGCTTGCTATCAG GTACGATGCAAGGACACGTATCTATGTAATACAGCAGGcactaaaatagttttgacagatcaaaataatgataatagaaCGGATATTGTTCTTAGTAAGAAAGCTTTCTCTGCCATGGCTTTAAAAGGAAAAGCTCAACAACTCTTGAATACGGGACTCGTCGATATAGAATACAAGAG AATACCTTgtgaatacaaaaataaaaatctattgGTACAAGTGGTTGAATGGAGCCACAAACCATATTATTTGGCGATCAAATTCTTATATCAAGGTGGTCAAACCGACATTCAAGCGGTCAACATAGCTCAG GTGGGTTTACCGAAATGGCGCCCTATGAAAAGAAACTATGGAGGTATTTGGGATATCAATGGTGTGCCAAAAGGAGGATTACAATTGAGAATGGTAGTAACTTCAAGATATGATAATGGAAAATGGATTTGGGCAGGTTCTGTGCTCCCATCTGATtggaaaaatggagaaatttaTGATACAGGAGttcaaattaatgatattGCTTATGAATATTGCCCTCCTTGGCAATGTGGTGGTGATGGACAATGGAAATAA
- the LOC101209628 gene encoding expansin-like A2, giving the protein MKMAWFLSFLFLFFISSAHACDRCVFQSKASHLYESPTTYGGACGYGNLALQFSNGFFAAAVPSLYKQGAGCGACYQVRCKNRRLCNTVGTKVVLTDQNNDNVTDLVLSPKAFFTMALNGKGSDLLNLGVVDVEYKRVPCEYPNRNLLVRVEESSYNPFKLAIKYLYQGGQTEMVAVDIAQVGTSDWSHMKRSYGAVWETDNVPEGALQLRMVVTSGYDGKWVWAKSVLPATWRAGGIYDTGVQINDIAKESCPPWQCGDNPWK; this is encoded by the exons ATGAAAATGGCTTGGTTTCTTagctttctctttctctttttcatctcttctGCCCATGCTTGTGATCGTTGTGTTTTCCAATCTAAAGCTAGTCATCTCTATGAATCCCCTACTacat ATGGAGGAGCATGTGGTTATGGGAACTTGGCATTGCAGTTCTCTAATGGCTTCTTTGCAGCTGCTGTGCCTTCTCTATATAAACAAGGAGCTGGTTGTGGGGCTTGCTATCAA GTAAGGTGCAAAAATAGAAGGCTTTGCAATACAGTAGGAACAAAGGTGGTATTAACAGATCAAAATAACGACAATGTAACAGATCTTGTTCTTAGTCCAAAGGCTTTCTTTACAATGGCTCTCAATGGTAAAGGTTCAGATCTTTTGAATCTTGGAGTGGTGGATGTTGAATATAAGAG GGTGCCATGTGAATATCCAAATAGGAATTTGTTGGTGAGAGTGGAAGAATCAAGTTACAACCCATTCAAATTggcaataaaatatttgtaccAAGGTGGGCAAACAGAGATGGTTGCTGTTGATATAGCTCAGGTTGGGACATCAGATTGGAGCCATATGAAGAGAAGTTATGGAGCTGTTTGGGAAACAGACAATGTACCTGAAGGTGCATTACAGTTGAGGATGGTTGTGACTTCTGGATATGATGGAAAATGGGTTTGGGCAAAGTCTGTACTTCCTGCTACCTGGAGAGCTGGGGGCATTTATGATACTGGAGTTCAAATCAACGACATTGCTAAAGAGAGTTGCCCTCCATGGCAATGTGGTGATAACCCGTGGAaatga
- the LOC101207054 gene encoding expansin-like A1 codes for MAWLFTFLLFFLVSSTNACNRCIFQSKAAHYYEDTPTSYGGACGYGNLALEMSKGYFAAAVPSIYREGMGCGACYQIRCKNATLCNTVGTKVVLTDQNSDNRTDFVVSRKAFSAMALDGKGQQLLKTGIVDIEYKRIPCEYNKNLLIQVVEWSHKPYYLAIKFLYQGGQTDITAVDLATQDGSGGWQYMRRNYGAIWDTNKVPEGAIKLVVIVVSGYKNGRGIMINYALPADWKTGEIYDTGIQIKDIATEACNPWRCGDQPWN; via the exons ATGGCTTGGCTTTTtacctttcttcttttctttcttgtctCTTCCACTAATGCTTGTAATCGTTGTATTTTCCAATCTAAGGCAGCTCATTACTACGAGGATACACCTACTTCAT atGGAGGTGCATGTGGGTATGGAAATTTGGCCTTGGAAATGTCTAAAGGTTATTTTGCAGCTGCTGTCCCTTCTATCTATAGAGAAGGAATGGGTTGTGGTGCTTGCTACCAG ATAAGATGCAAGAATGCAACATTATGTAACACAGTTGGGACCAAAGTAGTTTTGACAGATCAAAATTCTGATAACAGAACAGATTTTGTTGTTAGTAGAAAAGCTTTTTCAGCTATGGCTTTAGATGGCAAAGGCCAACAACTTTTGAAAACTGGAATTGTTGATATTGAATACAAAAG GATACCTTGTGAATACaataaaaacttattaatACAAGTAGTAGAATGGAGCCACAAGCCATATTATTTGGCTATTAAATTCCTTTACCAAGGAGGCCAAACAGACATAACCGCAGTCGATCTAGCAACTCAG gATGGTTCTGGAGGGTGGCAATACATGAGAAGAAACTATGGAGCTATTTGGGATACAAATAAAGTTCCAGAAGGAGCGATAAAGCTAGTGGTGATTGTAGTTTCAGGttacaaaaatggaagaggGATAATGATAAATTATGCACTTCCTGCTGATTGGAAAACTGGAGAGATTTATGATACTGGAATTCAAATCAAAGATATCGCTACTGAAGCTTGCAATCCTTGGAGATGTGGTGACCAACCATGGAATTAA